The following are from one region of the Paenibacillus sp. JZ16 genome:
- the ccsB gene encoding c-type cytochrome biogenesis protein CcsB — translation MNLIDFSGNAFIVAFTLYCAAFIMYALAVMGRRFRKRDPEAHLAKWGKIAFVTASIGLIGHLLYFFTRWAGSGHVPVSNMYEFMTFLSMAIMIAFLVLYFIYKKSLLGLFALPLAILIMAYAAVFPQEVQPLIPSLQSYWLGIHVTLAALGDAFFAVGFIAGLMHLLRTVNFSGTDKGARREQRWLELCMFAIVILIGFILSVYSFRASGYQAEFNQTLVDPKTENSTIVKVEYNMPPLVAPYKSETESMQSFLGMKSPLMEAPSWMHGVNAGRKLNTVIWSLITGVILYGLLRLILRKPLAKFIQPALNRLDPDDLDEISYRAIAIGFPVFTLGGLIFAMIWAEIAWGRFWGWDPKEVWALITWLFYSVYLHLRLSRGWQGKHSSWLSVIGFIVVMFTLVGVNLIIAGLHSYAGTD, via the coding sequence ATGAATCTAATTGATTTTAGCGGCAACGCATTTATCGTTGCCTTTACCTTGTATTGTGCGGCATTTATCATGTATGCACTTGCCGTTATGGGACGACGGTTCCGCAAGCGGGACCCGGAAGCCCATTTGGCTAAATGGGGGAAAATCGCATTTGTTACGGCATCGATCGGTTTGATCGGACATCTGCTGTACTTCTTTACGAGATGGGCGGGCTCTGGTCATGTGCCTGTCAGCAACATGTATGAGTTTATGACCTTCTTGTCGATGGCAATCATGATTGCCTTCCTCGTACTTTATTTTATCTACAAAAAATCGCTGCTCGGATTGTTTGCCCTGCCGCTGGCGATTCTGATCATGGCATATGCAGCCGTGTTTCCGCAGGAGGTGCAGCCGCTGATTCCATCGCTTCAGTCTTATTGGCTGGGGATTCACGTAACCTTGGCTGCGCTGGGCGATGCATTTTTTGCGGTCGGTTTTATTGCCGGCTTGATGCACCTGCTCCGTACCGTTAACTTTAGCGGGACAGATAAGGGCGCACGCAGAGAACAGCGCTGGCTTGAACTCTGCATGTTTGCCATCGTGATACTGATCGGATTTATTTTGTCGGTGTACAGCTTCCGTGCAAGCGGATATCAGGCTGAGTTTAACCAGACTTTGGTTGACCCGAAGACAGAAAATAGTACAATAGTAAAAGTGGAATATAACATGCCACCGCTTGTTGCACCTTATAAAAGCGAGACGGAGAGCATGCAGTCCTTCTTGGGCATGAAATCTCCACTCATGGAAGCTCCGTCCTGGATGCACGGCGTGAATGCGGGGCGTAAGCTGAATACGGTAATATGGTCGCTGATCACGGGGGTGATCCTGTACGGGTTGCTCCGCCTGATTCTGCGTAAGCCGCTAGCAAAATTCATTCAGCCTGCACTGAATAGATTGGATCCGGACGATCTGGATGAAATCAGCTATCGCGCCATTGCGATCGGATTCCCGGTATTTACGCTGGGTGGTCTCATATTCGCCATGATCTGGGCTGAAATTGCATGGGGCCGGTTCTGGGGCTGGGATCCGAAGGAAGTGTGGGCGCTTATTACATGGTTGTTCTACAGCGTGTACCTTCATTTACGGCTATCGCGCGGTTGGCAGGGGAAACACTCGTCCTGGCTGTCCGTTATCGGCTTTATCGTGGTCATGTTTACGCTGGTCGGCGTCAACTTGATTATCGCGGGTCTGCATTCCTATGCGGGAACCGATTAA
- a CDS encoding response regulator transcription factor, whose product MSEHGNRILVVDDEERIRRLLKMYLEKEGYEIEEAEDGETALRKASSEDYGLVILDVMLPGMDGVEVCTRLRQVKSTPILMLTAKGEEINRVQGFEVGADDYVVKPFSPREVIYRVKAILRRSSATAYLSKEPNPSNSIVFPHLIIEHDAHRVTAGGHEISLTPKEYELLHYLASSPDKVFSREELLKDVWNYEFFGDLRTVDTHVKRLREKLNKVSAESAAMITTVWGVGYKLEVPK is encoded by the coding sequence ATGTCAGAGCACGGAAATCGTATTCTTGTTGTTGATGATGAAGAACGGATTCGCCGCTTGTTAAAAATGTATTTGGAGAAGGAAGGGTATGAAATCGAAGAGGCGGAGGATGGAGAAACTGCTCTTCGCAAAGCAAGCTCGGAAGATTACGGGCTCGTTATTCTGGACGTCATGCTGCCCGGCATGGACGGCGTCGAAGTGTGCACCCGTCTCCGCCAGGTGAAGTCTACGCCTATTCTCATGCTGACTGCCAAGGGTGAGGAGATAAATCGCGTACAGGGATTTGAAGTGGGAGCCGACGATTATGTTGTGAAGCCGTTTAGTCCGCGCGAGGTGATCTATCGCGTGAAGGCGATTTTGCGCCGCTCATCCGCTACGGCCTATTTGAGCAAGGAACCAAACCCAAGCAATAGCATTGTTTTCCCTCATTTGATTATTGAACATGATGCTCACCGCGTGACGGCCGGCGGGCATGAAATCAGTTTGACGCCGAAGGAGTATGAGCTTCTGCACTACCTGGCCTCGTCCCCGGACAAAGTATTCTCCCGGGAAGAACTGCTTAAGGACGTATGGAATTATGAATTTTTCGGCGATCTTCGCACAGTCGATACTCACGTGAAGCGGCTGCGGGAGAAGTTAAATAAGGTATCCGCGGAATCCGCAGCGATGATTACGACCGTATGGGGAGTAGGCTACAAGCTGGAGGTCCCGAAGTAA
- the resB gene encoding cytochrome c biogenesis protein ResB — translation MSQGSKPLIQNTKCDCGHQNPTGTVLCEACGKPLTEEAEAQPILEMRYDGVARRSQKENPGIIDRVWNFFSSVKVAIYLILLTLIGSSLGTIFPQESTFLNIDPSVYYKEEYGQLGHIYYLLGLSHTYTSWWFVLLLVMIGASLVICSLDRVLPLYKALSRQRIPKHMSFLTRQKVIYQGQVEEDGADWVERVKPIIKKKGYRVRTDGGTLLAEKQRFSRWGPYVLHIGLIIFLLAVLGRNLPGLHMDEHMAFPQDEPVHIKNTSYYLLNDGFKVEFYTEDDMPEEFKGKNKVLPKEFQTQAILYMCEANCDDLGKKPELVEVTRHNIEVNHPLNYKGLKAYQFDYDLTPILRSVSPVLVDSKSGKEYGKITLSIDDPQREYQAGEYTLTLTQSFTDFGLGDNGKPVNLSPNPNAPAFLFLIKGPELPKEGIQYFYFPKQIDKERFNQEAINAQLAGGEALVQLDVLSMDDVDFSESTTYLNIRVDKAMPFIWIGCFIGMVGLVMGFYFTHRRIWLRIDNGTLTLGAHTNKNWFGLRKEVSAILKQMNIEVDEKSLENNRGTKDESN, via the coding sequence ATGAGTCAAGGTTCCAAGCCTTTGATCCAGAATACGAAGTGTGATTGCGGACACCAGAATCCAACGGGGACGGTCCTCTGCGAGGCATGCGGCAAGCCACTGACCGAGGAAGCAGAGGCCCAGCCGATTCTGGAAATGCGGTATGACGGCGTTGCTCGTCGATCACAGAAAGAAAATCCCGGTATTATCGATCGGGTATGGAATTTCTTTTCTTCGGTAAAAGTAGCAATATATCTGATATTGCTTACCCTGATTGGTTCCTCGTTAGGGACCATCTTTCCGCAGGAAAGCACATTCCTTAATATTGACCCCTCGGTCTATTACAAAGAGGAGTACGGGCAGCTGGGGCATATTTATTACTTGCTCGGGCTGTCCCATACATACACGTCATGGTGGTTCGTGCTGCTGCTTGTCATGATCGGCGCATCGCTTGTCATTTGCAGTCTGGACCGGGTCCTTCCACTATACAAAGCGCTCAGCAGACAGCGGATTCCGAAGCATATGTCCTTCCTTACCCGCCAAAAGGTGATATACCAAGGACAAGTCGAAGAGGACGGTGCCGACTGGGTTGAACGGGTGAAACCGATCATTAAGAAGAAGGGCTACCGCGTGCGAACGGATGGCGGAACCCTACTGGCGGAGAAGCAGCGGTTCAGCCGCTGGGGCCCCTATGTTCTTCATATCGGCCTGATTATTTTCCTGCTTGCCGTTCTTGGACGGAATCTTCCTGGTCTGCATATGGACGAGCACATGGCCTTCCCTCAAGATGAGCCTGTGCACATCAAGAATACCAGTTATTATTTATTGAACGATGGCTTTAAGGTGGAGTTCTATACCGAGGACGATATGCCGGAGGAATTTAAAGGCAAGAATAAAGTACTGCCGAAGGAGTTCCAAACGCAGGCGATTCTGTATATGTGCGAGGCCAATTGTGACGATCTCGGCAAAAAGCCCGAGCTCGTGGAAGTGACGCGTCATAACATCGAGGTAAATCATCCACTCAATTACAAAGGGTTAAAAGCTTATCAATTCGATTATGATCTGACCCCGATTCTCCGTTCGGTTTCGCCGGTGCTGGTTGACAGTAAGAGCGGGAAGGAATACGGAAAAATCACATTGTCGATCGACGATCCTCAAAGAGAGTATCAGGCGGGAGAATATACGTTAACGCTTACACAATCCTTTACCGATTTTGGACTTGGCGATAACGGCAAACCGGTAAATCTGTCACCTAACCCGAATGCGCCTGCATTCTTATTTCTGATTAAGGGACCTGAGCTGCCGAAGGAAGGCATTCAATATTTCTACTTCCCGAAGCAGATCGATAAGGAACGCTTTAACCAGGAAGCGATCAATGCACAGCTGGCGGGTGGGGAAGCGCTCGTACAACTGGATGTTCTCAGCATGGACGATGTGGACTTTTCGGAATCTACGACTTATCTGAATATTCGTGTGGATAAAGCCATGCCGTTCATTTGGATTGGTTGTTTTATCGGTATGGTCGGCCTGGTCATGGGCTTTTATTTCACCCATCGCCGGATCTGGCTGCGTATTGATAACGGAACGCTGACACTTGGCGCACATACGAACAAGAACTGGTTTGGGCTGCGCAAGGAGGTCTCCGCGATCCTCAAGCAAATGAATATCGAAGTCGATGAAAAGTCATTGGAGAATAACAGGGGGACTAAGGATGAATCTAATTGA
- a CDS encoding spore maturation protein: MLSWINLVSAWSIPIIIAFIPLYAYTRKVPVYESFVDGAKDGFSTAIGIIPHLVGMMVAISVFRSSGALEFFVGWTGPFLQSLGVPSEILPLGILRPLTGTGSLAYTTELIRAYGPDSMIGRIASTIQGSTDTTLYVLTVYFGAVGIRNGRYALKVGLFSDVVGFIAAIAVCLLVFG, encoded by the coding sequence TTGCTGTCATGGATTAATCTCGTTTCCGCCTGGTCTATTCCCATTATTATCGCATTCATTCCACTTTATGCTTATACCCGCAAAGTGCCCGTATATGAATCGTTTGTGGATGGAGCCAAGGACGGCTTCTCCACGGCGATTGGGATCATCCCGCACTTGGTGGGCATGATGGTCGCCATTAGCGTGTTCCGGTCTTCCGGCGCGCTGGAGTTTTTTGTGGGCTGGACGGGCCCCTTTCTGCAATCGCTGGGCGTGCCGAGCGAGATTTTGCCTTTGGGAATTCTCAGGCCGCTGACGGGTACAGGCTCTCTCGCTTACACAACGGAACTGATCCGGGCATACGGTCCGGATTCCATGATTGGCCGAATTGCTTCGACCATACAGGGAAGCACGGACACGACTTTGTACGTACTGACCGTCTACTTTGGCGCCGTCGGAATCCGCAATGGCCGGTATGCGCTGAAGGTGGGGCTGTTCTCTGATGTGGTCGGTTTTATTGCCGCGATCGCCGTCTGCCTGCTGGTGTTCGGTTAA
- a CDS encoding pseudouridine synthase: MERLQKIMAQAGVASRRKCEELILEGKVQVNGETVTELGTKADPAQDIITVSGKPIKNEKKVYIMLNKPKGVITSASDPEGRKIVSDYLKGIKERVYPIGRLDYDTEGLLLLTNDGEFANLLSHPKYHVPKTYLATVKGVPHGTELDKLRQGIMLEDGMTSPAEVEYKDVDPDNKQSVISITIHEGRNRQVRRMFEAISHPVTRLKRISYGDLLLQNLKRGLYRHLTADEINQLLQMAKAAKPGGKPKRKR; encoded by the coding sequence ATGGAGAGATTACAGAAAATTATGGCACAGGCCGGAGTCGCTTCCCGCCGCAAGTGCGAGGAATTGATTCTTGAAGGCAAGGTGCAGGTAAACGGAGAGACCGTTACCGAACTCGGCACGAAGGCCGATCCAGCTCAGGATATCATTACGGTTTCAGGCAAACCGATTAAGAATGAGAAAAAGGTATACATTATGCTGAACAAGCCGAAGGGAGTTATTACAAGCGCTTCTGATCCCGAAGGCCGAAAAATTGTATCGGATTATCTCAAGGGCATCAAAGAGCGGGTATATCCGATTGGACGTTTGGACTACGATACGGAAGGACTCCTGCTGCTGACCAATGACGGCGAGTTTGCCAATCTGCTCAGCCACCCTAAATATCATGTGCCCAAAACATACTTGGCTACCGTGAAAGGGGTGCCCCATGGCACCGAGCTGGACAAGCTTCGCCAAGGGATCATGCTGGAGGACGGAATGACGTCTCCTGCCGAAGTGGAATATAAGGATGTGGACCCGGATAATAAACAATCCGTCATATCGATTACCATCCATGAAGGCCGCAACCGTCAAGTGAGAAGAATGTTCGAAGCGATTTCCCATCCGGTAACGCGTTTGAAGCGGATATCTTATGGGGATCTGCTGCTGCAAAATTTAAAACGAGGTTTGTACCGCCATTTGACAGCGGATGAAATCAACCAGCTTTTGCAGATGGCGAAAGCCGCTAAGCCGGGCGGGAAACCGAAGAGAAAACGTTAA
- a CDS encoding N-acetylmuramoyl-L-alanine amidase: MEIEGFVIHHTVCEREPRNWDFKIHPDGSVSSSSVLVHPGQIHICLEGDFNIGYESMSLDQKTQLFTASKIILELSRLHDISPLYLFPHSDSCPGAHFPWNALVIYPVDGYH, translated from the coding sequence ATGGAAATCGAGGGTTTTGTTATTCATCATACCGTATGCGAGCGGGAACCGCGGAACTGGGATTTTAAAATTCATCCGGACGGCTCGGTTTCTTCTTCATCCGTGCTGGTTCACCCGGGCCAGATTCATATCTGTCTGGAGGGCGACTTTAATATCGGCTACGAGTCCATGTCGCTGGACCAGAAAACACAGCTGTTTACCGCCAGCAAAATCATTTTGGAGCTATCCAGACTCCATGATATTTCCCCGTTATACTTGTTTCCTCACTCCGACTCCTGCCCTGGAGCACATTTTCCATGGAACGCGCTTGTGATTTATCCTGTCGATGGTTATCATTAG
- a CDS encoding ATP-binding protein: protein MSFWRSLVGKLWITITCLVACVLLTLGLFLLPYIDTTFANSDAIKRLFTYVAIIGFSMTTFFGLFLLTKITQPMQQLIEAANDIRKGKYGTRLNLVTSDEIGELANTFNHMAAELETNIRNLNHEKEHLSSVLRSMSDAVITFDNHGQVILVNPPGQEIMKTWKGLEWDDELQGGGWAADVMPKPLSELYYATVNEGKDQSADLHVKQGIWSAHMAPLYSDEVIRGAVVVLRDITEQVTLEKMRTDFIANVSHEIRTPLSMMQGYSEALLDGMAASPEESRELIQVIHEESLRMGRLVKDLLDLTRMEAGHAELSLREMDAGELCERVYRKFTVRAKEREIDLQLNKLHSNLLLEAADEDKLEQVLTNLLDNAFRHTPSGKQIRIIADRITVSNTEALQVKISDQGVGIPPEDLPFVFERFYKADKARVRGETVGTGIGLAIVKNIVTAHHGTINATSEVGEGTVFTMIIPTKSAES from the coding sequence GTGAGTTTTTGGAGATCACTCGTCGGCAAGCTTTGGATTACGATAACCTGTTTAGTCGCGTGCGTGCTGCTGACGCTCGGATTATTTTTGCTCCCCTATATCGATACCACGTTTGCGAATTCGGATGCCATCAAACGTTTATTTACTTATGTGGCCATTATCGGTTTTTCGATGACCACCTTTTTCGGGTTGTTTCTGTTAACGAAGATTACCCAGCCCATGCAGCAGCTCATTGAGGCAGCCAATGACATCCGTAAAGGGAAATATGGCACTCGGCTAAATCTTGTGACCAGTGACGAGATTGGCGAGCTGGCCAATACGTTCAACCATATGGCAGCAGAGCTGGAAACGAATATCCGCAACTTGAACCATGAGAAGGAGCATCTGTCCAGTGTGCTGAGAAGCATGAGTGACGCGGTGATTACATTTGATAACCACGGTCAGGTCATTCTGGTGAACCCTCCAGGGCAGGAAATCATGAAAACCTGGAAAGGGCTGGAGTGGGATGATGAGCTGCAGGGCGGAGGCTGGGCGGCCGATGTCATGCCGAAACCGCTCAGTGAGCTCTATTATGCCACCGTGAACGAAGGGAAGGACCAAAGCGCTGACCTGCATGTGAAGCAGGGAATTTGGTCGGCACATATGGCCCCCTTATATTCGGATGAAGTGATCCGCGGCGCCGTTGTTGTATTAAGGGATATTACCGAGCAGGTCACGCTGGAGAAGATGCGTACGGATTTCATTGCCAACGTGTCGCACGAAATCCGGACGCCGCTGTCCATGATGCAGGGCTACAGTGAAGCGCTGCTTGACGGGATGGCGGCTTCACCGGAGGAGAGCAGGGAGCTGATACAGGTGATTCATGAGGAATCCCTGCGGATGGGCCGGCTGGTGAAGGATCTGCTTGATTTAACCCGTATGGAAGCAGGGCATGCAGAGTTGTCCCTGCGCGAGATGGATGCAGGTGAACTGTGTGAAAGGGTATACCGGAAGTTCACCGTTCGTGCCAAGGAGCGCGAGATTGATCTTCAGCTCAACAAACTTCACTCGAATCTTCTGCTCGAAGCGGCGGATGAAGATAAGCTTGAGCAGGTGTTGACCAATCTGCTGGATAATGCTTTTCGTCATACGCCTTCAGGCAAGCAGATCCGAATCATTGCCGATCGGATTACCGTATCGAATACAGAGGCGCTCCAGGTGAAGATTAGCGACCAAGGCGTCGGTATTCCGCCTGAAGATCTGCCTTTTGTTTTTGAGCGATTCTACAAGGCCGACAAAGCGCGTGTGCGGGGGGAGACGGTGGGAACCGGCATAGGCCTCGCCATCGTGAAAAATATCGTGACAGCGCATCATGGCACGATTAACGCAACAAGTGAAGTAGGCGAAGGAACGGTGTTTACGATGATCATTCCTACAAAATCGGCAGAATCTTAG
- a CDS encoding CPBP family intramembrane glutamic endopeptidase, protein MKKFKIRVKRIEAHQLNDRLLLINLYLTQALTLIAGLIWILFQQRNPFGLFVIPKDIEFVYWGLGLAAAMLVVDFVLSRFVSEDSMDDGGINEMLFRKRPVWHIFVIALVVSICEELLFRGAIQHAFGPYWTSILFALIHVRYLKHWLPTGWVFLSSYGLGYVYIQTGTIWAPILCHFLIDFISGMLIRFRRKEEHERT, encoded by the coding sequence ATGAAAAAATTTAAAATACGCGTAAAAAGAATCGAAGCCCACCAATTAAACGATCGGCTGCTGCTTATTAATCTGTATCTTACCCAAGCATTGACACTTATTGCAGGGTTGATCTGGATCCTGTTTCAGCAGAGGAATCCGTTTGGGCTCTTTGTCATTCCGAAGGATATCGAGTTCGTTTATTGGGGGCTCGGGCTTGCTGCTGCCATGCTGGTAGTGGATTTTGTATTATCCCGGTTTGTGTCAGAGGATAGTATGGACGATGGCGGAATCAATGAAATGCTGTTCCGCAAAAGGCCGGTTTGGCATATTTTTGTTATAGCTTTGGTTGTATCCATCTGCGAGGAGTTATTGTTTCGGGGAGCCATCCAGCATGCGTTCGGACCGTACTGGACGAGTATTTTGTTCGCGCTTATTCATGTCAGATATTTAAAGCATTGGCTTCCAACCGGGTGGGTTTTCTTAAGCAGTTACGGTCTGGGCTACGTCTATATTCAAACGGGTACCATTTGGGCACCAATCCTGTGCCATTTTCTGATTGATTTCATATCAGGAATGTTGATTCGGTTTCGGAGGAAAGAGGAACATGAACGAACTTAG
- a CDS encoding metallophosphoesterase, translating to MWIAGAAALGAGAIGWMRAEARGYRVREEEVVSERIPHSFDGFRILFITDIHRRQLSEEKLLSNLSSVDCVLLGGDITEKGVPLQRLRHNMSVLVRIAPVYAVLGNHDLNAGKDAVRKALRESGVMLLNDKTVTLQRSNELIVLSGVRQPASRKHPYTRFRGNAAEDQYHIILVHDPIWIKDKDVVHGDLVLAGHTHGGQIVLPLAGAVRLTRFYKKFKSGWYALPRKTGETEHSSRMLISRGFGTSHIPLRLQCPAEYHVITLRKKP from the coding sequence ATGTGGATAGCAGGTGCTGCGGCACTCGGAGCAGGCGCTATCGGCTGGATGAGGGCTGAGGCCAGGGGCTATCGGGTGCGTGAGGAAGAAGTCGTATCCGAACGTATCCCTCACTCGTTTGACGGGTTTCGGATATTGTTCATCACCGATATACATCGCAGACAATTGTCAGAAGAAAAGCTATTATCCAATCTTTCATCGGTGGATTGCGTACTGCTTGGCGGAGATATCACGGAAAAAGGAGTGCCCCTTCAGCGGTTGAGGCATAACATGTCGGTGCTGGTCCGTATCGCACCCGTCTATGCCGTCCTGGGGAATCATGATCTCAATGCAGGCAAGGACGCTGTCCGTAAAGCGTTGCGGGAGAGCGGCGTTATGCTGCTGAATGACAAGACCGTTACGTTACAACGGAGTAACGAGTTAATTGTTCTCAGCGGTGTAAGGCAGCCAGCCAGCCGGAAACACCCTTACACAAGATTTCGGGGGAATGCAGCCGAAGACCAGTATCACATCATTCTGGTGCATGATCCGATATGGATCAAGGACAAGGATGTGGTGCATGGGGATCTGGTGCTTGCAGGACATACCCATGGGGGACAGATCGTGCTGCCGTTGGCCGGAGCCGTTCGTCTGACGCGCTTCTACAAGAAGTTTAAATCCGGATGGTATGCACTGCCGAGAAAGACGGGCGAAACCGAACATTCTTCCAGGATGCTGATCAGCCGGGGATTCGGTACTTCCCATATCCCGCTGCGCTTGCAATGTCCCGCAGAATACCATGTGATTACATTACGCAAAAAACCTTAA
- the serA gene encoding phosphoglycerate dehydrogenase: MFKVLVSDPISDLGIQQLMDAADVQVDKKTGLNEDELTAIIGEYDGLLVRSQTRVTERIMNAGTNLKVVGRAGVGVDNIDLEAATKRGIVVINAPDGNTITTAEHTFAMMIALARHIPQAYAKTVNGSWDRKSFLGVELRNKTLGVMGMGRIGSEVAKRAKAFGMNILAFDPFLTEERADKLGVTLSSVDNIIRSADFITVHTPLTPETRHMIARPQFEMMKRGMRIVNCARGGIIDERALVEAIDEGIVAGAAFDVFEHEPPESDHPFLNHPKVIVTPHLGASTVEAQENVAIDVSEQVLHILRNEPFKNAVNFPLVAASVMNKLQPYFSLGEKLGSVAAQITAHAVKEIHVDYAGELAEVDTQALTRYIVKGVLERHLGNEVNIVNSMHLAKSRDLHVVVSQTPKTKDFTNLVTVTLKTQNGLERIVAGTLLLGYGERIVRLDKFPVDISPEGHLILISHNDKPGIIGRVGTLLGENDVNIASMQVGRKVIGGEAIMLLTVDKDVPKDVLVKLAGLSELNTAQQIALG, from the coding sequence ATGTTTAAAGTATTGGTATCGGATCCGATCAGTGATTTGGGGATCCAGCAGTTAATGGATGCCGCCGATGTGCAGGTAGACAAAAAAACCGGGCTCAACGAGGATGAGCTCACTGCCATTATCGGTGAATACGACGGACTCCTCGTACGGAGTCAGACACGTGTGACAGAACGCATTATGAATGCGGGAACTAATCTCAAGGTTGTCGGCCGTGCTGGCGTTGGCGTTGACAACATTGATCTTGAGGCTGCTACGAAGCGCGGGATCGTTGTTATCAATGCGCCAGACGGTAACACGATTACAACAGCGGAGCATACGTTTGCCATGATGATTGCCCTCGCCCGTCACATCCCTCAGGCCTATGCCAAAACGGTGAACGGATCCTGGGACCGCAAATCCTTCCTCGGCGTTGAGCTTCGTAACAAAACGCTGGGTGTCATGGGAATGGGCCGAATCGGCAGCGAGGTGGCTAAACGCGCCAAGGCATTCGGCATGAACATTCTTGCTTTCGATCCGTTCCTGACGGAAGAGCGTGCGGACAAACTGGGCGTGACACTCTCCTCGGTGGATAACATTATCCGCAGCGCCGACTTCATTACGGTCCATACTCCGCTTACGCCGGAAACCCGCCATATGATCGCAAGACCGCAATTCGAAATGATGAAACGCGGCATGCGGATCGTGAACTGCGCCCGCGGCGGCATCATTGACGAACGCGCCCTTGTGGAAGCGATCGATGAAGGCATTGTTGCCGGAGCCGCATTTGACGTATTCGAACATGAGCCGCCTGAAAGCGATCATCCATTCCTGAACCATCCAAAGGTTATCGTAACCCCGCATTTGGGTGCATCTACCGTTGAGGCTCAGGAGAACGTTGCGATTGACGTGTCGGAACAAGTGCTTCATATCCTGCGCAACGAGCCGTTTAAGAATGCGGTCAACTTCCCGCTTGTAGCGGCCAGCGTAATGAACAAACTGCAGCCTTACTTCTCGCTCGGCGAGAAATTGGGCAGTGTAGCGGCTCAGATCACCGCACACGCGGTGAAGGAGATTCACGTTGACTATGCAGGCGAGCTGGCTGAAGTCGATACGCAGGCCTTGACCCGGTACATCGTGAAGGGTGTGCTGGAACGTCATCTCGGAAACGAAGTGAATATCGTAAACTCCATGCATTTGGCAAAAAGCCGTGATCTTCACGTCGTTGTCTCCCAGACACCAAAAACCAAAGACTTCACCAACCTCGTTACCGTTACGCTTAAAACGCAAAACGGTTTGGAGCGAATTGTCGCAGGTACACTCCTGCTCGGTTACGGCGAACGGATTGTCCGTCTGGATAAATTCCCGGTCGATATCTCTCCGGAAGGTCATCTGATTCTGATCTCCCATAACGACAAACCGGGCATTATCGGTCGTGTCGGAACCCTGCTCGGCGAGAACGATGTCAATATCGCCTCCATGCAGGTTGGACGTAAAGTCATCGGCGGTGAAGCCATCATGCTTCTGACGGTGGATAAAGACGTTCCTAAAGACGTTCTGGTCAAGCTTGCCGGGCTGTCGGAACTGAACACCGCGCAGCAAATCGCGCTGGGCTAA
- a CDS encoding redoxin domain-containing protein: protein MGKSKKSVQIVILLAIILVGVYAVATVVFGSDEVPKVGQEAADFELLGMDGSVHTMSEYEGKARVINFWGTYCPPCVREMPALQAQWEKWSSQGVEIIGINVGENKMTVENFVAQTGVKFPILMDPKRDAVASFGVGPMPTTFFVTASGKIDHIRIGELDLNTLDKQIEQLVNAK, encoded by the coding sequence ATGGGCAAATCAAAGAAAAGCGTACAGATTGTGATTCTGCTTGCCATAATCCTGGTCGGAGTTTACGCCGTTGCAACCGTGGTATTCGGTTCTGATGAGGTTCCCAAAGTGGGTCAAGAGGCAGCGGACTTTGAACTTCTAGGCATGGATGGCAGCGTACATACCATGAGCGAATACGAAGGCAAGGCCAGGGTGATTAATTTCTGGGGCACCTACTGTCCGCCATGCGTGCGGGAAATGCCGGCTCTTCAAGCCCAGTGGGAGAAATGGAGCAGTCAAGGCGTTGAGATCATCGGAATTAATGTGGGCGAGAACAAAATGACCGTTGAGAATTTTGTTGCTCAAACCGGCGTGAAGTTCCCTATACTGATGGATCCTAAACGGGATGCTGTTGCCAGCTTCGGGGTTGGGCCGATGCCGACCACCTTTTTTGTTACGGCCTCTGGCAAAATTGATCATATTCGTATAGGCGAACTGGATTTGAACACCCTTGACAAACAAATTGAACAGTTGGTGAATGCGAAATGA